A window from Streptomyces subrutilus encodes these proteins:
- a CDS encoding VOC family protein, producing the protein MTGDLDAAQRFYSAVLGWEFRPDRVGDGSAVAFHHGTPVAGLSALSGRLGMPSAWTPYFAVDDADVTAARIRERGATMAVGPLAFGTGRAALAADPAGAVFGFWQGEVIPDWSVGRGTAPAWLELRTRDAFAAAIFYGEVLDWAGDRPGCCTVSYEQDHVVLRHGHDTVARISGGALEEDPDPLVRPRWHVHFRVPDLEEAMEAAARLGGRAASPVSTSSAGRSVALADSDGALFTVVAPRGSAG; encoded by the coding sequence CTGACGGGGGACCTCGATGCCGCTCAGCGGTTCTACAGCGCCGTGCTGGGCTGGGAGTTCCGGCCCGACCGCGTCGGCGACGGCTCGGCGGTCGCCTTCCACCACGGGACGCCGGTCGCCGGCCTCAGTGCCCTGTCAGGGCGGCTGGGCATGCCCTCGGCGTGGACGCCGTACTTCGCGGTCGACGACGCGGACGTCACCGCCGCCCGCATCCGGGAGCGCGGCGCCACCATGGCCGTGGGCCCGCTGGCCTTCGGTACGGGCCGGGCGGCCCTGGCCGCCGACCCGGCCGGCGCCGTGTTCGGCTTCTGGCAGGGCGAGGTGATCCCGGACTGGTCGGTCGGGCGCGGCACCGCTCCCGCGTGGCTGGAGCTGCGGACGCGCGACGCCTTCGCCGCCGCGATCTTCTACGGGGAGGTGCTCGACTGGGCCGGTGACCGGCCCGGCTGCTGCACCGTCTCGTACGAGCAGGACCACGTCGTCCTGCGCCACGGGCACGACACGGTGGCCCGCATCAGCGGCGGCGCGCTGGAGGAGGATCCCGACCCGCTGGTCCGCCCGCGCTGGCACGTCCACTTCCGGGTTCCGGACCTGGAGGAAGCCATGGAGGCGGCCGCCCGCCTGGGCGGGCGGGCCGCCTCCCCGGTGTCGACGTCCAGTGCCGGCCGCTCGGTCGCGCTCGCCGACTCCGACGGAGCGCTGTTCACCGTGGTCGCCCCGCGGGGCTCCGCGGGGTGA
- a CDS encoding discoidin domain-containing protein — protein MPESGTTAPCPECAAPSRTTGQSFCDSCGAFLRWDTGTTSAPASPSPSPAGAGRGASAEDSRASDAAESAEAATAPLPVVPPESGRADGDAASGGDTAAGAAPPSEAARALLVPVPAAAEAPEPGERPGTVLPGRPEAARPRVRTPQPSAAVQQGPPCPACGTANAPHRVFCRSCAAPLDTRREEPGQGPFAGQRPPLRRERRRWIVRAVVVSAVVLAAVGGLIGGPPAARAVQDHFAKRVAIRPTSWSASHSAEGHGPEAAFDNYSNTWWGTGYAGDSNGQHLQADFAQPVDLLALLITPGTSKRPGQAADQARPQELELIVTDSAGRSRTVYKTLNDGGVQRLDVRGRNTVSVRIVLRSAYGTGTDRQVAVAETEFFGRSRN, from the coding sequence ATGCCCGAATCCGGGACCACCGCCCCCTGCCCCGAGTGCGCCGCGCCGTCGCGTACGACGGGGCAGTCCTTCTGCGACTCGTGCGGGGCCTTCCTGCGCTGGGACACGGGGACCACGTCCGCACCCGCCTCCCCTTCCCCCTCGCCGGCCGGGGCGGGGCGGGGCGCGTCCGCGGAGGACTCGCGGGCATCGGACGCCGCGGAGTCCGCGGAGGCGGCCACCGCGCCGCTGCCCGTGGTGCCACCGGAGTCCGGGCGGGCCGACGGTGACGCAGCGTCCGGTGGGGACACCGCTGCCGGGGCCGCGCCCCCGTCCGAGGCGGCCCGCGCGCTGCTGGTCCCGGTGCCGGCCGCAGCCGAGGCGCCCGAGCCGGGCGAGCGGCCCGGGACGGTCCTGCCCGGACGGCCCGAGGCGGCCCGGCCGCGCGTGCGGACCCCGCAGCCGTCGGCCGCCGTGCAGCAGGGCCCTCCCTGCCCGGCGTGCGGCACGGCCAACGCACCGCACCGGGTGTTCTGCCGCTCGTGCGCCGCGCCGCTGGACACCCGCCGCGAGGAGCCGGGGCAGGGCCCGTTCGCGGGGCAGCGGCCTCCCCTGCGCAGGGAGCGGCGGCGGTGGATCGTGCGGGCCGTGGTGGTGTCGGCGGTCGTGCTCGCGGCGGTGGGCGGCCTGATCGGCGGGCCGCCGGCGGCCCGCGCGGTCCAGGACCACTTCGCCAAGCGCGTCGCCATCCGCCCCACCTCCTGGAGCGCCTCGCACTCGGCCGAGGGCCACGGGCCGGAGGCGGCCTTCGACAACTACTCCAACACCTGGTGGGGCACCGGCTACGCGGGCGACTCCAACGGCCAGCACCTCCAGGCGGACTTCGCCCAGCCCGTGGACCTGCTGGCGCTGCTCATCACCCCGGGCACCTCCAAGCGCCCGGGCCAGGCCGCCGACCAGGCGCGTCCGCAGGAGCTGGAGCTGATCGTGACGGACTCGGCGGGCCGGTCGCGGACCGTGTACAAGACCCTCAACGACGGAGGCGTCCAGCGGCTCGACGTACGCGGCCGCAACACCGTGTCGGTACGGATCGTGCTGCGCTCGGCGTACGGCACCGGGACGGACCGGCAGGTCGCGGTGGCGGAGACGGAGTTCTTCGGCCGCTCCCGCAACTGA
- a CDS encoding phage tail protein, with translation MSAGADGPGARGAVAGLASPHPLGLALPAVYADDDLTQRFVTGLDAMLAPVFNVLDCLEAYFDPALAPADFVDWLADWVGAELDGREPLEVRRRAVATAASLHRRRGTRHGLAEAVRLCFGVLPEITESGGAAWSAKPLGPFPGTPRAALHVSVRLRAPEPADAHRLHAVVAAARPAHLPFTAEVLTGAPLHSSVPEGN, from the coding sequence GTGAGCGCCGGGGCCGACGGGCCGGGCGCGCGCGGGGCCGTGGCCGGGCTGGCGTCGCCGCACCCGCTCGGGCTCGCGCTGCCGGCCGTGTACGCGGACGACGATCTGACCCAGCGGTTCGTGACGGGCCTGGACGCGATGCTGGCGCCCGTGTTCAACGTCCTCGACTGCCTGGAGGCGTACTTCGACCCGGCGCTCGCCCCGGCCGACTTCGTCGACTGGCTCGCCGACTGGGTCGGCGCCGAGCTCGACGGCCGCGAGCCGCTGGAGGTCCGCCGCCGTGCCGTGGCCACCGCGGCCTCCCTGCACCGGCGGCGCGGCACCCGCCACGGCCTGGCCGAAGCGGTGCGCCTGTGCTTCGGGGTCCTGCCCGAGATCACCGAGAGCGGGGGCGCCGCCTGGTCGGCGAAGCCGCTCGGGCCGTTCCCCGGCACGCCGCGGGCCGCTCTGCACGTCAGCGTACGGCTGCGCGCGCCGGAGCCCGCCGACGCGCACCGGCTGCACGCGGTCGTCGCGGCGGCGCGGCCCGCGCACCTGCCGTTCACGGCGGAAGTGCTGACCGGCGCCCCGCTCCACTCCTCTGTTCCGGAAGGGAACTGA